The Acidobacteriota bacterium genome has a segment encoding these proteins:
- a CDS encoding class II fumarate hydratase, whose product MKRRKISSPKTRIEKDALGPVKVPAHAYHGAQTQRAAENFPISGWRLSGGFVRALGLIKKAAAETNLSLGLLDRRRAAAIIASAREVAEGRFDDEFVVDVFQTGSGTSTNMNANEVIANRAIERLGGKRGSKKPVHPNDHVNKGQSSNDVIPTALHLAALVDLEKFLYPSLKILRKSLERKAKKFDSVVKLGRTHLQDAVPVRLGQEFSGYAAQIELAEEGVRKASDRLRGLPIGGTAVGTGVNTHPAFAKGVCARLSKATKLKLHEARNHFEAQAARDGAVELSGALKVLACALMKVANDIRWMASGPHGGLGEITLPDLQPGSSIMPGKVNPVMCEAVTQVAAQVVGADTAVTVGGATGNFELNVMIPVMAHNLLESIRISGNVSKIFAERCVDGIKVRPARCRALAERSGALVTALVPHLGYDLAAQIGLESGRTGRTVREIVKERGLLSDRELDKALELRKMTEPTRPRSKRRVKR is encoded by the coding sequence ATGAAACGGCGTAAAATTTCCTCCCCAAAGACCCGCATCGAAAAGGACGCGCTGGGGCCGGTCAAGGTTCCGGCGCATGCCTACCACGGAGCGCAGACCCAGCGCGCCGCGGAGAATTTTCCAATCAGCGGCTGGCGGCTCAGCGGAGGTTTCGTCCGCGCGCTCGGCCTTATCAAGAAAGCCGCCGCCGAAACGAACCTCTCGCTCGGCCTTCTTGACCGGAGGCGCGCGGCCGCCATCATCGCATCGGCGCGGGAAGTGGCCGAGGGGCGCTTCGACGACGAGTTCGTGGTGGACGTGTTCCAAACGGGCTCGGGCACCTCGACGAACATGAACGCCAACGAGGTCATAGCCAACCGCGCCATTGAGCGCCTTGGCGGAAAGCGCGGCTCGAAGAAACCCGTCCACCCGAACGACCACGTCAACAAGGGACAAAGCTCGAACGACGTGATCCCCACGGCGCTCCACCTCGCGGCACTCGTGGACCTGGAAAAATTCCTCTACCCCTCTTTGAAGATCTTAAGAAAATCTCTCGAGCGCAAGGCGAAGAAATTTGATTCCGTCGTCAAGCTCGGGCGCACGCACCTTCAGGACGCGGTGCCCGTTCGGCTGGGGCAGGAGTTTTCGGGCTACGCGGCTCAGATTGAGCTCGCGGAAGAGGGCGTGCGCAAGGCGAGCGACCGCCTGCGGGGGCTTCCCATCGGGGGCACGGCCGTAGGCACCGGCGTGAACACCCATCCCGCGTTTGCCAAGGGCGTCTGCGCGCGGCTCTCGAAGGCGACCAAGTTGAAGCTCCACGAGGCGCGCAACCACTTCGAGGCGCAGGCGGCGCGCGACGGGGCGGTGGAGCTGAGCGGGGCGCTCAAGGTGCTCGCCTGCGCGCTCATGAAGGTGGCGAACGACATACGCTGGATGGCGAGCGGCCCGCACGGCGGCCTGGGCGAGATTACGCTTCCCGACCTGCAGCCGGGCTCCTCCATCATGCCCGGCAAGGTGAATCCCGTCATGTGCGAGGCCGTGACCCAGGTCGCGGCTCAGGTCGTGGGGGCGGACACGGCGGTTACGGTGGGCGGCGCGACGGGCAACTTCGAGCTGAACGTAATGATCCCCGTCATGGCCCACAACCTTCTCGAGTCCATACGCATCTCGGGAAATGTTTCCAAAATCTTCGCCGAGCGCTGCGTGGACGGCATCAAGGTAAGGCCCGCCCGCTGCCGCGCGCTCGCGGAGCGCTCGGGCGCGCTTGTGACGGCGCTCGTGCCGCACCTTGGATACGACCTCGCCGCGCAGATCGGCCTCGAATCGGGCCGCACGGGACGCACCGTCCGCGAGATTGTGAAGGAAAGGGGGCTCCTCTCCGACCGCGAGCTCGACAAGGCGCTCGAGTTAAGGAAGATGACGGAGCCGACACGTCCGCGCAGCAAGCGCCGCGTCAAACGTTAG
- a CDS encoding LON peptidase substrate-binding domain-containing protein, producing the protein MRKEIPVFPLPSALLLPGVMLPLHVFEPRYKKMVEAVQARGKHLAVAWARVEEGVLEPCEVACAGSVQILREYEGGRKDILVSGRTRVRLIEYVQEVPYRVARCEPLPMVGMPQAPYARRLRELKKAFARWVFLGFRDADRVIHYLNALHDLDSLANFIVYHFVGDLASKQSYLEMDGLEEKTGRLLDFVRNETRALESHINLLRPSREDETTN; encoded by the coding sequence ATGCGCAAGGAAATTCCCGTATTTCCGCTGCCGAGCGCCCTATTGCTTCCGGGCGTGATGCTTCCCCTGCACGTCTTCGAGCCGCGCTACAAGAAGATGGTCGAGGCGGTCCAGGCGCGGGGGAAGCACTTGGCCGTCGCGTGGGCGCGCGTGGAGGAAGGGGTGCTTGAACCCTGCGAGGTGGCCTGCGCGGGAAGCGTGCAGATTCTCCGCGAATACGAAGGCGGGCGCAAGGACATTCTCGTTTCGGGCCGGACGCGGGTGCGCCTAATCGAATACGTTCAGGAGGTGCCCTATCGCGTGGCGCGGTGCGAGCCGCTGCCTATGGTCGGGATGCCGCAGGCGCCCTACGCGAGGCGCTTGCGCGAGCTCAAGAAGGCCTTTGCGCGCTGGGTTTTCCTGGGCTTTCGCGACGCAGACCGCGTCATCCACTACCTGAACGCGCTCCACGATCTGGACAGCCTCGCCAACTTCATCGTCTATCACTTTGTCGGCGACCTGGCCTCGAAGCAGTCATACCTCGAAATGGACGGCCTGGAAGAGAAGACCGGGCGCCTGCTCGATTTCGTGCGCAACGAGACGCGCGCCCTCGAGAGCCACATCAACCTTTTGCGTCCTTCGCGAGAAGACGAAACGACTAACTGA
- a CDS encoding DUF2065 domain-containing protein — protein MGSLAIVSLRPACYTARVKLFLSAVGLLLILEGAPYFAAPDRMKALMGQVSEASPNVLRMIGLLAMAAGAAVLYLARRILAA, from the coding sequence ATGGGCTCTCTTGCGATTGTCTCCTTGCGGCCCGCATGCTACACTGCGCGCGTGAAACTCTTCCTATCCGCCGTCGGGCTTTTGCTCATCCTGGAAGGGGCTCCGTATTTTGCCGCGCCGGACCGCATGAAGGCCCTCATGGGGCAGGTATCCGAAGCGTCGCCGAACGTGCTTCGCATGATAGGGCTGCTCGCCATGGCGGCGGGCGCGGCGGTTCTCTACCTTGCGCGCCGCATTCTCGCGGCCTGA
- a CDS encoding GTPase domain-containing protein, translating into MTFVNYAAREINCKIVYYGPGLGGKTTNIQYIYEKTNPDAKGKLITLATETERTLFFDFLPLELGKIRGFSTRFHLYTVPGQVFYEASRKLILKGADGVVFVADSQTERMDANVESLRDLVKHLREYGYDLKTMPYVLQFNKRDLPNISSEEEMLQKLHYKGEPYFSASAVKGPGVFETLKAVVKQVLLKLKGG; encoded by the coding sequence ATGACCTTTGTCAACTACGCGGCGCGCGAGATCAATTGTAAAATTGTCTATTACGGCCCCGGCCTCGGGGGCAAGACCACCAACATCCAGTACATTTACGAAAAAACCAACCCCGACGCCAAGGGGAAGCTCATCACACTCGCGACCGAGACCGAGCGCACGCTCTTCTTCGACTTTCTCCCCCTAGAGCTCGGAAAGATTCGCGGCTTCTCTACGCGCTTCCACCTCTACACCGTGCCGGGACAGGTCTTCTACGAGGCGAGCCGCAAGCTCATCCTCAAGGGAGCCGACGGCGTGGTGTTCGTGGCGGACTCGCAGACGGAGCGCATGGACGCCAACGTGGAGAGCCTGCGCGACCTGGTCAAACACCTGCGGGAATACGGCTACGACCTCAAGACCATGCCCTACGTCCTGCAGTTCAACAAGCGCGACCTGCCGAACATTTCCTCCGAGGAGGAAATGCTCCAGAAGCTCCACTACAAGGGCGAGCCCTACTTCTCCGCCTCGGCCGTAAAGGGCCCCGGCGTGTTCGAAACCCTGAAGGCCGTGGTCAAGCAGGTGCTTCTGAAGCTCAAGGGCGGTTAG
- a CDS encoding roadblock/LC7 domain-containing protein has protein sequence MSTSELILYEEEFQKIKSIIAKLKADANAKLVFVVDRNGQQIAQVGDITDIDTTSLASLTAGNVAATDGLARLMGQEEFNILFHEGRHDNVHISIVGRRVILVVIFDERSSLGLVRLRVKRSTVELEQVFDTIMQKVEQERTTLTQAESPFAEITDDDIDSLFGD, from the coding sequence ATGTCGACATCGGAACTGATACTCTACGAAGAAGAGTTCCAAAAGATTAAGTCCATCATCGCCAAGCTGAAGGCCGATGCGAACGCCAAGCTCGTGTTCGTCGTGGACCGCAACGGCCAGCAGATTGCACAGGTCGGCGACATCACGGACATCGATACGACGTCCCTTGCCTCGCTCACGGCCGGCAACGTGGCGGCGACCGACGGCCTCGCGCGGCTGATGGGCCAGGAGGAATTCAACATCCTCTTTCATGAGGGACGGCACGACAACGTGCACATTTCCATCGTGGGCCGGCGTGTCATCCTCGTCGTGATTTTCGACGAGCGTTCCTCCCTCGGCCTGGTGCGGCTGCGCGTGAAACGCTCCACCGTGGAGCTGGAACAGGTGTTCGACACCATCATGCAGAAGGTGGAGCAGGAGCGCACTACGCTCACCCAGGCCGAGTCGCCCTTCGCGGAAATCACCGACGACGATATCGACAGCCTCTTTGGGGATTGA